A section of the Fusarium falciforme chromosome 8, complete sequence genome encodes:
- a CDS encoding TSPc domain-containing protein, with amino-acid sequence MRSLLAVILPLGWPLLVASSSPEPCALVTEISEESGSSIVKVPAQLAHECLLSIPFRSDLASEFIQEITKHIQWHSTVDALKDPPATYTSSATDILGGLEKIGRTNYASHYEFDVAISNLLSSANDGHLAIFPCTLSIFDFCLEGAGLVSVSTDGIQAPEVYTLSDSMLLNSTVVQVSPVVSINGKQVNAYLEEIASPMKSRDPDARYNRVFYSLPSLATGNNSPTGAFIDRDGVYPGTDVTTIEFRNGSSITLNTLAILKKSYFSARDGSDVFDDCCLNKQQYPSLKHRSANAGELKPYIQPPKQSGPSGYPEPLVRDPYSQINGYALDDDTTVMLITTFTTAGGGLPGNQTRVFAEAASEIVSNALAKGHTKLIIDVSGNSGGQIDRAFDLFKLFFPSKQPYSATRFRRHEASEGIVKIFGAISKDAAQMNAPLAYAGQVTPDQEVGFESVEEFLGDDIELGGNVSSLYANYNYTSNSIKAIPIRGYGGQPINMTQPFKAENIIIIGDGVCASTCTTFVNLMTNVGGVRTVSFGGRPNGKPMQLMGGVRGAESQSFSGLAQWTSKVLELLGQSVRPDGSTNFLSKEEIKRLKEVLPQDPGQFPISINGGNVNFRNAYQEGEDDLPLQFQYQASDCRLYYTVENVYRPHTIWKAAKEAIWGAGTCVVGSTGGVGSLEYKSKGNETGVYKSEETGGGVENKTEEDEGITNAATGVKTDWAGLMLPVAIMAVLQ; translated from the coding sequence ATGCGGTCTCTGCTCGCGGTGATACTGCCTCTAGGATGGCCGCTCCTGGtggcatcctcctcgcctgAACCGTGTGCACTCGTTACCGAGATATCCGAAGAGAGTGGGAGTTCCATCGTTAAAGTCCCCGCTCAATTGGCCCACGAATGTCTTCTGTCCATACCCTTTCGCTCAGATCTTGCCAGCGAGTTTATTCAGGAGATCACCAAACACATCCAATGGCACTCCACGGTCGACGCCCTCAAGGATCCCCCGGCTACGTATACTTCATCGGCTACCGACATTCTGGGTGGTCTGGAGAAGATTGGTCGGACGAACTATGCGAGCCATTACGAGTTTGATGTTGCCATTTCCAACCTCCTCAGCAGCGCCAACGATGGTCACCTAGCGATATTCCCTTGCACGCTTTCAATATTCGACTTTTGTCTGGAAGGCGCGGGGTTAGTATCTGTCTCAACGGACGGTATCCAAGCACCTGAAGTGTACACTCTTTCGGACTCTATGCTTCTCAATAGCACCGTCGTTCAGGTCTCTCCTGTCGTGTCGATCAATGGCAAGCAAGTCAACGCGTACCTCGAGGAGATTGCAAGTCCCATGAAAAGTCGAGATCCTGATGCTCGGTATAATCGAGTCTTTTACTCTCTCCCCAGCCTAGCAACAGGCAACAACTCACCAACCGGAGCCTTTATCGACAGGGACGGCGTGTATCCCGGCACCGACGTCACCACGATCGAGTTCCGGAACGGGTCAAGTATTACACTAAATACTCTTGCAATTCTCAAAAAGTCATATTTTTCTGCAAGGGATGGCAGTGATGTTTTTGATGATTGCTGCCTCAACAAGCAGCAATATCCATCTTTGAAGCACAGATCCGCGAATGCTGGCGAGTTAAAGCCCTACATACAACCTCCGAAGCAGTCGGGGCCTTCTGGATATCCTGAACCTCTGGTCCGTGATCCTTACAGTCAGATCAACGGCTACGCCCTGGATGACGATACGACAGTGATGCTCATCACCACTTTCACAACCGCTGGGGGTGGCCTGCCTGGCAACCAAACGCGGGTGTTTGCCGAGGCCGCAAGCGAGATCGTCTCAAATGCTTTGGCCAAAGGACACACCAAACTCATCATCGATGTATCTGGAAATTCAGGCGGGCAGATAGACAGAGCTTTTGACCTATTTAAACTTTTCTTTCCATCGAAGCAACCTTATTCGGCCACCCGATTTCGACGACACGAGGCATCTGAGGGCATAGTGAAGATATTTGGGGCCATCAGCAAGGACGCTGCTCAGATGAATGCCCCCTTGGCCTACGCTGGACAAGTCACACCAGACCAAGAGGTCGGGTTCGAATCTGTGGAAGAGTTTCTCGGTGACGACATAGAGCTGGGAGGCAATGTTAGTTCGCTTTACGCCAACTACAACTATACGTCCAATTCGATCAAAGCCATTCCGATACGAGGATATGGAGGTCAACCCATCAACATGACGCAGCCTTTCAAAGCAGAGaatatcatcatcattggcGACGGTGTTTGTGCCTCGACTTGCACCACCTTTGTCAACTTGATGACGAATGTTGGCGGTGTCCGCACCGTGTCCTTCGGTGGACGTCCAAACGGGAAGCCGATGCAACTCATGGGAGGTGTTCGTGGCGCAGAGTCCCAGTCTTTTTCAGGTCTCGCCCAATGGACGAGCAAAGTGTTGGAGTTGCTAGGCCAGTCGGTGAGGCCTGATGGGAGCACTAATTTCTTATCAAAGGAGGAGATCAAAAGATTGAAAGAGGTGCTCCCGCAAGATCCTGGTCAATTCCCCATCTCTATCAATGGAGGAAACGTCAACTTCCGCAACGCATACCAGGAGGGGGAAGACGACTTACCCCTCCAGTTTCAATACCAGGCTAGTGATTGCCGCCTCTACTACACCGTGGAAAACGTCTACCGCCCGCATACGATCTGGAAGGCAGCCAAGGAGGCTATCTGGGGAGCTGGGACTTGCGTCGTAGGGTCTACAGGCGGTGTTGGTTCTCTTGAGTACAAGAGTAAGGGAAACGAGACGGGGGTTTACAAGAGCGAGGAGACGGGCGGAGGGGTAGAGAACAAaacagaggaggatgaaggcaTAACAAATGCAGCGACCGGCGTCAAGACTGACTGGGCTGGACTGATGCTTCCAGTTGCCATCATGGCAGTACTTCAATAA
- a CDS encoding Ubiquitin carboxyl-terminal hydrolase, with translation MSSTTDPNPSDARPAFIPLEANPQLMTTLIHKLGVSPALGMHDVYSLTDPDLLAFIPRPALALLLVFPVSAAYESHRMAEDSLVDEYRGKGDTEPVLWWPQTIRNACGLMGLLHAVSNGNARNFIEEGSTLDTLIKKSIPLGPDGRARVLEQTPDLATAHKEAASQGDTPAPPAEDDVELHYVCFAKGSDGGLWELDGRRKGPIRRGDLLEDEDVLSSKGLSLGALKFLEREGGDLRFSAVALAGSVD, from the exons ATGTCTTCCACAACAGACCCCAACCCCTCCGACGCCCGCCCGGCCTTTATCCCCCTCGAGGCGAACCCCCAGCTCATGACGACGCTCATCCACAAGCTCGGCGTGTCGCCGGCCCTCGGGATGCACGACGTCTACTCCCTCACCGACCCGGACCTGCTGGCTTTTATCCCGCGCCCCGCGCTGGCTCTGCTGCTCGTGTTCCCCGTCAGCGCCGCGTACGAGAGCCACCGCATGGCCGAGGATAGCTTGGTGGACGAGTACCGCGGCAAGGGCGATACGGAGCCGGTGCTTTGGTGGCCGCAGACTATTCGGAATGCGTGTGGACTTATGGGGCTCTTGCACGCTGTGAGTAACGGAAATGCACGAAACTTTATCG AGGAGGGTTCCACGCTCGACACGCTCATCAAGAAGAGCATCCCCCTCGGCCCCGACGGCCGCGCCCGCGTCCTCGAACAAACCCCCGACCTCGCAACAGCCCACAAAGAAGCCGCCTCCCAAGGCGACACGCCCGCTCCCCCGGCCGAGGACGACGTCGAGTTGCACTACGTCTGCTTCGCCAAGGGATCCGACGGTGGACTCTGGGAGCTCGACGGACGACGCAAGGGACCGATCCGAAGGGGAGATCTGctagaggatgaggatgtgtTGAGCAGCAAGGGACTTAGTCTGGGGGCGTTGAAGTTTTTGGAGAGGGAGGGTGGTGATTTGAGGTTTAGTGCTGTTGCGCTTGCTGGGTCTGTTGATTAG
- a CDS encoding HET domain-containing protein, producing the protein MSANISTSFSDQLLHSYSTIFFKDMRLLHTTKITVVEFIGAPPPYAILSHRWEDEEVTLRDLENGRFQQMKGYEKLQKSCDLASEHGFEYIWIDTCCIDKSSSAELSEAINSMFKWYQDAVICYAFLSDVSTSTRAPTTSRQDLHEITASQWFTRGWTLQELIAPRAVHFYSQQWDFLGSRNAAAEAIQLATGISTGALLGQDLLGISIYQRMRWASTRTTTRPEDMAYCLLGIFDVNIPLLYGEGKKKAFERLQEEILRKSTDLSLFLWTIPRERDQGPDLEFRGLLAEDPSWFSPLEFHGFDERLRQSNSSITSLQDTAMAITNKGISVQWTIMPVPTDPSGTLHLAMLAGSDDVTGGIIIQQLDQEATQFCRVLSDEVIWVERRGNETVLWSPELLGDPESLLNVSLDCGPRSFYVSPHFGSSNRPSLPGVGFSFTKYKCIEGKPRLKEFWAEVEGASAEFCQDLGSESPTWVARFGPEQISELFQTSRRAGASKALGALAISVKARSGHGTYMYKVKHDHCVVVGFDILPQTVIGTMNTFLEPWIVNTDEANPEEAIRDVNYHLKPGMWRQADVGEGDCRCSLRKLTRVSGLWYDIRITLEGEWDD; encoded by the coding sequence ATGTCAGCCAACATTTCAACCTCATTCTCAGATCAACTTCTTCACTCCTATtccaccatcttcttcaaAGATATGAGACTCCTTCACACAACTAAGATAACCGTCGTCGAGTTCATTGGCGCTCCTCCGCCATACGCCATCCTTTCGCACAGAtgggaagatgaagaggttACCCTCCGCGACCTTGAGAATGGGCGTTTCCAACAAATGAAGGGCTATGAAAAACTTCAGAAGAGCTGCGACCTTGCATCCGAACACGGGTTCGAGTACATCTGGATTGATACATGCTGTATCGATAAATCCAGCAGTGCAGAGCTttccgaggccatcaactcgaTGTTCAAGTGGTATCAAGACGCCGTGATTTGCTACGCCTTCCTCAGCGACGTGTCTACAAGCACTCGCGCTCCCACCACCTCCCGCCAGGATCTGCACGAGATAACTGCCTCACAATGGTTCACTCGTGGCTGGACATTACAAGAGCTGATTGCTCCTCGGGCTGTCCACTTTTATAGCCAGCAGTGGGACTTTCTTGGTTCAAGGAACGCGGCCGCCGAAGCTATTCAGCTTGCCACTGGAATCTCTACTGGAGCATTACTTGGGCAGGACCTCTTGGGTATATCGATCTACCAGAGGATGCGATGGGCATCGACGAGAACGACAACACGACCTGAGGATATGGCATACTGCCTTCTCGGGATATTTGATGTGAACATACCCCTCTTATATggcgagggcaagaagaaggcattTGAAAGACTGCAGGAAGAAATTCTCAGGAAATCTACGGACTTGTCCCTCTTCTTATGGACAATACCCCGAGAAAGGGACCAGGGCCCTGACTTGGAGTTTCGAGGTCTCCTCGCCGAGGACCCTTCGTGGTTTTCCCCACTCGAATTTCATGGGTTCGACGAAAGGCTGCGCCAGAGCAACTCGAGTATCACATCCTTGCAGGATacggccatggccatcaccaacaaaggCATCAGTGTTCAGTGGACAATCATGCCAGTTCCAACTGACCCTTCCGGGACGCTCCACCTTGCCATGCTCGCTGGATCTGATGACGTGACGGGCGGTATTATTATCCAGCAGCTGGATCAAGAAGCCACTCAGTTTTGCCGCGTACTCTCCGATGAGGTTATCTGGGTCGAAAGGAGGGGGAATGAGACCGTGCTTTGGAGCCCTGAGTTGTTGGGGGACCCGGAAAGTCTACTAAATGTCTCTCTCGACTGTGGGCCGAGGTCCTTCTACGTGAGTCCGCACTTCGGCTCGTCGAACAGGCCGTCACTTCCTGGCGTGGGCTTCTCCTTCACCAAGTACAAGTGCATTGAAGGAAAACCCCGTCTGAAGGAGTTCTGGGCTGAGGTAGAAGGTGCTTCTGCAGAGTTCTGTCAAGACTTAGGTTCTGAAAGCCCGACTTGGGTTGCACGGTTTGGCCCTGAGCAAATTTCCGAATTATTCCAGACTTCCCGGAGAGCAGGTGCGTCAAAGGCATTGGGAGCCTTGGCTATATCAGTTAAAGCTCGAAGTGGCCATGGAACATACATGTACAAGGTCAAACATGACCATTGCGTTGTTGTTGGGTTCGACATTTTGCCGCAAACAGTCATCGGCACCATGAACACGTTCCTCGAGCCATGGATCGTCAACACCGATGAGGCAAACCCAGAGGAGGCTATCCGAGATGTTAATTACCATCTAAAACCGGGAATGTGGAGGCAGGCTGACGTTGGTGAGGGAGATTGTCGGTGTAGCCTGCGCAAGCTGACACGGGTTTCGGGACTCTGGTATGATATCAGAATCACATTAGAGGGTGAATGGGATGATTGA
- a CDS encoding Zn(2)-C6 fungal-type domain-containing protein, which yields MTARNIRFDSLCPNRQVATQDCPLCIKRRIKCDRSLPTCVKCASRDLDCPGYHPVPLRWNQGVASRGKFAGKSTPVLDKDNRKSTKHKLSKRRTVEAEVSCNSPQPQHTPSSLPETTLDLQTSTDVPHPSQDLDLVHSISSVTLSNSLLNHFSTRVIPRLTWIDLPGSPWRKTILPLAQNSTCLRLAISSLAAAHIHTTSTETTDQTARLLQMQTWLRDESLRVLNQKMRLELQPAHGTVQAQTSQSFVEILTAMLVLCYTEAFIPGSRDWKLHLRACRTLINFGNLRSRRTTPSAIESFILKEVADLDTLCNISVFTNDSTSLSEPFGDTRIWSFTGVINDITTVERQRHHARRKGQQLSDINMEEWRQRAQNAYTEVSARANTLSEDQDMRQCFQAVVTAHYHATIIYSYQAFAPAEKVQELVKSTIDILLREMQSVLAGHVHTFSHDLFLPCFIAGTECRGDKLRQSIIEKLFLDSLSVTGLWCNHTALQFLTTLWGSSEYEMGMNWIQYARENEERIGTFIAF from the exons ATGACTGCAAGAAACATCCGTTTCGACTCTCTTTGTCCTAACCGACAAGTAGCAACTCAAG ACTGTCCTCTTTGTATTAAACGACGGATCAAGTGCGATCGAAGCCTACCGACATGTGTCAAGTGCGCCAGCCGAGACCTGGACTGTCCTGGTTATCATCCTGTTCCGCTCAGATGGAACCAAGGGGTGGCAAGCAGAGGCAAGTTTGCCGGAAAGTCAACTCCAGTTCTAGATAAAGACAACAGAAAGTCAACGAAGCACAAACTCTCAAAACGAAGAACTGTAGAGGCCGAGGTCTCTTGTAAcagtcctcaacctcaacacaCTCCATCCTCATTACCAGAAACAACCCTTGATTTACAAACATCCACAGACGtcccccatccatctcaagacCTTGATCTCGTTCATAGCATCTCATCAGTCACACTTTCCAACAGTCTCCTAAACCACTTCTCCACCAGAGTCATCCCTCGGCTGACCTGGATCGACCTCCCCGGCAGTCCATGGCGGAAGACGATTCTACCTCTAGCCCAGAACTCGACTTGCCTCCGCCTCGCGATCAGCAGTTTAGCAGCTGCTCACATACATACGACGTCGACCGAGACTACCGATCAGACGGCCCGGCTCCTCCAGATGCAGACATGGCTCAGGGATGAAAGTCTTCGGGTCTTGAATCAAAAGATGCGACTTGAGTTACAGCCAGCCCACGGAACAGTCCAGGCACAAACCAGCCAGTCTTTTGTCGAGATTCTCACGGCAATGCTGGTTCTATGCTACACAGAGGCGTTTATCCCCGGATCAAGGGACTGGAAACTGCATCTGCGTGCCTGTCGAACGCTCATCAACTTCGGCAACTTACGGAGCCGCAGAACAACACCAAGCGCCATCGAGAGCTTCATACTCAAAGAAGTAGCCGATCTCGACACATTATGCAATATTTCCGTCTTTACCAACGACTCGACATCATTATCCGAACCCTTCGGCGATACCAGAATATGGTCCTTTACGGGTGTGATAAACGACATTACAACTGTCGAGAGACAACGTCACCATGCTCGACGAAAAGGTCAACAGCTGTCAGACATCAACATGGAAGAATGGCGCCAAAGGGCTCAGAATGCTTATACTGAAGTGTCTGCTAGAGCCAACACACTCTCTGAGGACCAGGATATGCGACAGTGCTTCCAGGCTGTTGTCACGGCACACTACCACGCCACCATCATCTACAGCTACCAAGCCTTTGCTCCCGCCGAAAAAGTCCAAGAACTTGTCAAATCCACTATCGACATCCTCCTCCGCGAAATGCAATCCGTCCTAGCAGGACATGTACATACCTTCTCCCACGATCTGTTTCTTCCATGCTTCATCGCTGGCACCGAGTGTCGTGGAGACAAGCTGAGGCAGTCCATTATTGAGAAACTGTTTCTTGACTCTCTGTCTGTGACGGGACTCTGGTGCAACCATACCGCTCTTCAGTTTCTCACGACTCTGTGGGGGAGCTCTGAGTATGAAATGGGTATGAACTGGATACAATATGCTCGAGAGAATGAGGAACGGATTGGCACCTTCATTGCCTTTTGA
- a CDS encoding Dicer-like protein 1, producing the protein MVVDMGAGALPIRPLPSGATFSGVSHDSDLLKEHHSSHTETQGRPDATGEETAPSQEEGAGPEHIDTDDEDDIYRLVINPEKPRKISEKKRQDSAALKEWVSQNQREVTRSSAAALNDPNYQSVAHLIKTSESRKIIATPREYQIELFERAKQKNTIVVLPTGTGKTLIAALLLRHYLEQEVEDRAIGKPKKVAFFLVEKVALCYQQYAVLNCNLGEHPITKFWGNMKGMVRKKQYWDQQFSENMVVVCTAQILMDCLNDGFIKMSQINLLIFDEAHHAKKDHPYARIMRNHYIRYQGERPRILGMTASPVDSQTKDVKAAALELETFLCSEIATVSNEVLMEAMCQQKQVEERVNYESLEFPEDAKTQLWDLIRAQVLRNSQFKASLEFTKEAASTLGSWCADRYWILLLTDNETKRLVARTDRDFSRDFATNQADHATEAVRRVRDIVKKRELPPIEPSSPELSPKMKKLHEILLHAFTRDGTKRCIVFVEKRHTAWLLSDLYQQQGMRIPGMVAYYMIGSQSASSTHSNMSHRDQVVTLQKFKRGSINCLFATTVAEEGIDVPDCDLVIRFDLYNSVIQYLQSKGRARQSNSRYTTMLEEGNLGQLRSLKQAERDSTALQKFCLSLPADRKLEDDVVDAVQDELLVQKVYEIPSTGARLTFAHSMDVLSKYAASITPGISSKVEFTVTKLGPKFIADVILPDASPLKAMSGFPQRSKLLAKYSAAFEACVKLIKDKHIDGHLQPTLSKTIPRMRNARLAVSSNKKAEYPMRLRPDVWKSLGDCKELFATVITLDNPGAVGEDLLSRPLMLLSRKKLPELPGVPLFFGNGRSSVAKLTVSEEPLRLAAEEIDSLTRFTLKVFSDVFSKEYDVNADQLPYFLAPCKDGHNSVSQAVDWSIVEATKNDSLPWENAPKEFFVNKFVTDPYDGGRKLVIKGIDESKKPSDPTPEGVPESRSRSYRQVEPTIKEYSNSLYYNTRLKVKWREDQPVVKAQLLSLRRNYLDEFQVDEEVTNDCFVILEPLKVSPIPLDVAFMVMAFPAIIHRIDAALITLDACVMLDLPIPPILALEAMTKDSDNSGEHDEEQVNFQPGMGNNYERLEFLGDSFLKMATTISLFTLIPESDECGYHVERMILICNQNLFNHAVDRKLHEYIRSKAFDRRTWYPDLPLKKGKAPKTEMRHNLADKSIADVCEALIGAAYLSGKEGSMDLAVKAVTRMVKSKNHKMEKFEDYFAAFKIPAWQQADANVNQRRLVDCVADAVGYRFKWPALLRSAFKHPSWPYDPVPNYQRLEFLGDALLDMAIVDNLFQRFPQADPQWLTEHKMAMASNQFLGCLCVKLDLHKHLTSTTSSLIGQISSYASELELVEEDARQEAKANKTAMRKDFWLRASAPPKAFADVMEALVGAMFVDANYDYTVVRNFFTCFIEPYFEDMALYDSFANKHPVTYLSKKMQQDLGCTNWRVSAENVPCGVEEGIAALTESDVVAVFMVHQKVIANATAKSGRYAKIAVAKRALAMLNEHEGDFETMKRALGCDCKPGAVQDDVNDHGTAI; encoded by the exons ATGGTCGTGGACATGGGTGCCGGCGCCCTGCCTATCAGGCCACTACCATCGGGCGCAACGTTCAGTGGCGTATCCCACGATTCAGATCTATTGAAAGAGCATCATTCAAGTCATACCGAAACCCAGGGACGTCCTGATGCGACAGGTGAAGAGACAGCACCATCCCAGGAAGAAGGCGCCGGGCCTGAGCACATCGACAccgatgacgaagatgataTCTATCGACTTGTCATCAATCCCGAGAAGCCTCGGAAAATCAGTGAGAAGAAGCGCCAGGACTCTGCTGCCCTGAAAGAGTGGGTGAGCCAGAACCAGCGCGAGGTCACCAGGTCTTCGGCTGCCGCTCTCAACGACCCCAATTATCAGTCGGTCGCGCACCTCATCAAGACGAGCGAGAGCAGAAAGATCATCGCTACACCTCGAGAGTATCAGATCGAGCTCTTTGAGCGGGCCAAGCAGAAGAACACCATTGTGGTTCTGCCCACGG GTACTGGCAAAACACTCATCGCCGCGTTGCTTCTTCGACATTACCTCGAGCAGGAAGTGGAGGATCGAGCTATCGGAAAGCCCAAGAAAGTCGCCTTCTTCCTGGTCGAAAAGGTTGCCCTCTGCTACCAACAATATGCCGTTCTCAACTGCAACCTTGGGGAGCACCCCATCACCAAGTTTTGGGGCAACATGAAGGGCAtggtgaggaagaagcagTACTGGGATCAACAGTTTAGTGAGAACATGGTTGTTGTCTGTACGGCCCAGATCCTGATGGACTGCCTTAACGATGGGTTCATCAAGATGTCGCAGatcaacctcctcatctttgacgaggcGCATCATGCCAAAAAGGATCACCCATATGCCCGCATCATGAGAAATCACTACATCCGCTACCAGGGAGAGCGACCAAGAATTCTCGGTATGACTGCTTCGCCTGTTGACTCGCAGACAAAGGACGTGAAAGCAGCTGCCCTCGAGCTGGAAACTTTTCTTTGCAGCGAGATTGCTACTGTTTCCAACGAAGTGTTGATGGAAGCCATGTGCCAACAAAAGCAAGTCGAAGAGCGAGTCAACTACGAGTCACTGGAGTTTCCAGAAGATGCAAAGACGCAGCTGTGGGACTTGATACGGGCCCAAGTCCTCCGTAATTCACAGTTCAAGGCATCGCTCGAATTCACCAAGGAAGCTGCATCAACACTTGGAAGCTGGTGTGCCGATCGATACTGGATCCTTCTACTCACTGACAATGAGACCAAGCGGCTTGTGGCCAGGACTGATCGCGACTTTTCTAGGGACTTTGCGACAAACCAGGCAGACCACGCAACAGAGGCTGTTCGACGTGTCCGAGACATTGTCAAGAAGCGTGAACTCCCCCCGATTGAACCATCTTCACCTGAGCTATCtcccaagatgaagaagctgcACGAAATTTTGCTGCATGCCTTCACGCGAGATGGCACCAAAAGGTGCATTGTATTTGTCGAGAAGAGACACACGGCTTGGCTTCTTTCAGACCTGTATCAGCAGCAAGGAATGAGGATTCCGGGGATGGTCGCCTACTACATG ATTGGTTCCCAATCAGCTTCGTCAACCCACAGCAACATGTCACATCGCGATCAAGTTGTGACCCTTCAAAAGTTCAAGCGAGGTAGCATCAACTGTCTCTTTGCAACTACTGTCGCCGAGGAGGGCATCGATGTCCCGGACTGTGATCTCGTGATCCGCTTCGACCTCTACAACTCAGTCATCCAGTATCTACAGTCCAAAGGGCGGGCAAGACAGTCAAACTCGAGATACACCACCATGCTGGAGGAAGGCAATTTGGGACAGCTCAGAAGCCTGAAGCAGGCCGAGAGAGACTCTACAGCGTTACAAAAGTTCTGTTTATCCCTTCCTGCCGATAGAAAGCTGGAAGACGATGTAGTGGACGCGGTTCAAGATGAACTGCTGGTCCAGAAAGTGTACGAGATACCTTCGACCGGGGCTCGACTTACCTTTGCTCACAGCATGGACGTCCTCTCCAAGTATGCTGCATCTATCACGCCAGGAATTTCCTCCAAGGTTGAATTCACAGTCACCAAGCTTGGCCCAAAGTTCATCGCCGATGTCATCCTCCCAGACGCCTCGCCCCTCAAGGCAATGTCAGGATTTCCGCAGCGGAGCAAGCTACTGGCTAAATACTCTGCGGCCTTTGAGGCTTGTGTGAAGCTGATCAAGGACAAACACATCGACGGACATCTTCAGCCCACTCTGAGCAAGACGATCCCCAGGATGCGGAACGCTCGACTTGCTGTGAGCTCCAACAAGAAAGCCGAGTACCCTATGCGACTTAGACCCGATGTTTGGAAGTCGCTTGGGGACTGCAAGGAGCTCTTTGCGACAGTCATTACGCTTGACAATCCAGGAGCTGTTGGAGAAGACCTTCTTAGTCGACCACTAATGCTTCTTTCGCGAAAGAAGCTTCCAGAGCTCCCAGGAGTTCCCCTGTTCTTTGGGAATGGGCGCTCGTCTGTGGCCAAACTGACAGTTTCCGAAGAGCCTCTGAGGCTAGCTGCCGAGGAGATTGACTCACTCACCAGATTCACCCTCAAGGTCTTTTCTGATGTGTTCAGTAAAGAATATGATGTCAACGCCGACCAGCTCCCTTACTTTCTAGCTCCTTGCAAGGATGGCCACAACTCGGTTTCCCAAGCCGTTGACTGGAGTATTGTCGAAGCCACCAAGAACGACAGCCTCCCCTGGGAGAATGCCCCGAAAGAGTTCTTTGTAAACAAGTTTGTCACCGACCCCTACGATGGAGGACGCAAGCTTGTCATCAAAGGAATTGACGAGTCGAAGAAGCCTTCTGATCCCACGCCCGAAGGAGTGCCAGAGTCGAGAAGTCGATCGTATCGTCAGGTGGAGCCCACGATCAAGGAGTACAGCAACAGTCTCTACTACAACACTCGTCTCAAGGTCAAGTGGAGAGAGGATCAACCTGTTGTCAAGGCACAGCTACTATCGCTCCGACGAAACTACTTGGACGAATTCCAAGTCGATGAGGAGGTCACCAATGATTGCTTTGTGATCTTGGAGCCTCTTAAAGTCTCGCCA ATACCCCTCGACGTGGCCTTTATGGTCATGGCGTTTCCGGCTATCATCCATCGCATCGATGCCGCCCTCATCACCCTTGATGCTTGCGTCATGCTGGATCTTCCTATCCCACCTATACTAGCTCTTGAGGCCATGACAAAGGACAGTGATAATTCTGGGGAGCACGATGAAGAGCAGGTCAACTTCCAGCCTGGCATGGGCAACAACTACGAGCGATTAGAATTTCTCGGTGACTCGTTTTTGAAGATGGCCACAACCATTTCTCTCTTTACTCTCATTCCTGAGAGCGACGAGTGCGGATATCACGTTGAGCGCATGATTCTCATCTGCAACCAGAATCTCTTCAACCACGCTGTTGACCGCAAGCTCCACGAGTACATCCGATCTAAGGCGTTTGACAGACGTACATGGTACCCTGATCTTCCgctgaagaagggaaaggcaCCAAAGACGGAGATGCGGCACAATCTGGCCGACAAGTCCATTGCCGACGTCTGCGAAGCGCTCATCGGCGCTGCTTACCTCTCTGGCAAAGAGGGCAGTATGGACCTGGCGGTCAAGGCCGTCACGCGGATGGTCAAGAGCAAGAACCACAAGATGGAGAAATTTGAGGATTACTTTGCCGCCTTCAAGATTCCAGCCTGGCAACAAGCCGATGCCAACGTTAACCAGCGCCGTCTGGTCGACTGTGTAGCCGATGCTGTTGGATACCGCTTCAAATGGCCAGCACTTCTCCGGAGCGCATTCAAgcatccttcttggccttatGATCCCGTGCCAAACTACCAACGCCTCGAGTTTCTAGGCGATGCCCTGCTGGACATGGCCATTGTCGATAACCTGTTCCAGCGGTTCCCTCAGGCGGATCCTCAATGGCTAACTGAGCACAAGATGGCCATGGCTTCGAACCAGTTCCTTGGATGTCTCTGTGTGAAGCTCGATCTGCACAAGCATCTTACCTCTACTACATCCTCATTGATCGGGCAGATAAGTTCGTATGCGAGTGAGCTTGAACTGGTCGAAGAAGACGCGCGTCAAGAAGCCAAGGCGAACAAGACTGCGATGCGCAAAGATTTCTGGCTCAGGGCATCTGCGCCGCCCAAGGCCTTTGCTGATGTCATGGAGGCTCTCGTCGGCGCCATGTTTGTCGACGCCAACTACGACTACACGGTTGTCCGCAACTTCTTTACATGCTTCATCGAGCCGTACTTTGAGGACATGGCACTATATGATTCGTTTGCTAACAAGCATCCTGTCACGTATCTATCCAAGAAGATGCAGCAAGATCTAGGCTGCACTAACTGGCGTGTCAGCGCGGAGAATGTTCCTTGCGGTGTGGAGGAGGGTATCGCTGCCCTGACAGAGAGCGATGTGGTGGCTGTATTTATGGTACACCAGAAGGTCATTGCCAACGCGACGGCCAAGAGTGGACGTTACGCCAAGATTGCTGTGGCGAAGCGGGCTCTCGCTATGCTTAATGAGCATGAGGGCGACTTTGAGACCATGAAGCGTGCTCTAGGATGCGATTGTAAGCCTGGGGCAGTGCAAGATGATGTTAATGATCATGGAACAGCAATCTAG